The Chitinophaga sp. Cy-1792 genome contains the following window.
TGTAAAGCCAGGAGAAATGGCTGTCTGCCGTATCTCTGCCGGTATTGAATTCCAGGTATTCGGCGTGAAGCTGAATATCGGCGTTCGTCAGCACGGCGGTTTTATTATCGAAATACTTGCCGGTATACATTGCGCTTTTGCTTAAACGAGGTTCAGGTCCAGTGCATCAGCGAGATCATCGCCCATAGCATTGGTATATTCTTCTTCTGTTTGCTGTAATTCGTCCAGCACCACATCACCTTCAATTTCGATATGATCGCAAACGAATTTGAATGTTCTTACTTCTGCCCATGCAAAACCGATACCTAAGGTAAAGACAACGATCAGCAGGTTCAGGAGGATAAGGCCGGCAAACTGACCACCAGTGGCAGTGGAGCGGAAGGTGAAAGTTTTGCCGTTATTGGATAAGGTCATGTTGTCGATGTAATATCTGAACATATTGGCCTGCCACCAGAAACCATAGATACCCAGGGTAATGATGGTAAGGAAATATCCTTTAATGTTAAGTACAAAGAATTCCCAGCCATCGCCTTTATATTTGAATTCGCCGCTGCCGAAACGAATATTGCCAATGATATAGTTACGCAGGTTCATCAGCATCCAGGAACCATAAATTCCGGCGGTGATGATGGTCAGGAAGAATTCTTTTACAAAGAGTTTCATCAGCTCGCCTCTGTTGCCACGGTAACCGAAACGGATACCTCTCCAGGAAGTCCTGGACCAGCGGTAACGCATGGCACCATGGATGGCAAAAGGAACAATCAGCAGGATGAATGCCAGGTATACCACAGCGGCAACCGGTATAAGCATCGCTCTGGCAAGGAGTGCTTCAATAATGAAGAATACTGCGAGGATACCCACCGCTTTGATAAAGCCTTTGAACATCTCATAGCCGGTACCGCTAAATACAAATGGGGAGTCTTCCAGCTCTGTAGAAGAATAGAGAAATTCCAGTTTTTTTGCTCTGGCCCATGGATAATAGATGCCTAAAGTAATGGCGCATAACAGTGCGTTGACGATCAGGATACCAAAATAGGAGCCACCGTTGCCGGTAAATTTTAGCTTAGGGAACGACAGGAGCCCTCCCTTTGGCGGGGGCGTGTAAACTTGCTGCATAGTAGTTCTAGGTAATAGGTTAATAAATCTGTGAAACGGCAAGTATATTGTTTTTTTTCGAGTTTTCCTTGCTGGTAACGATTATTTAAGGCCTCACTGGATAATAATAACGGTTTATTGCCGCCTGCCCGACTGTTTTCGCAGGCAAAATCCTGACACTCTGCCAGGAAAATGCTAATTTTCGTATAGGGACCACCAGTTATCTTATCAAGAGGCGGATGCTCATCACGACACTTCGCCCTGCATCATAACCGCGCCATCAGGTAAATGATCATTAATTATATTGTAAATATCTGGCAAAAGATAAATAGTATACCGGTTATGCGTATCAATAAAACCACTATTCTTTCCTGCTTATCCTTCCTGCTGCTTACCATGGCTACCATCGGCGCATTCGCCCAGGACCCGCTACAGGCAAAAGATTCTATCTACTCAAATATCTTACAGGAAGAAAGAAAAATCGACATTCTTTATCCTAAAGGATATAATCCTGCCGGCAACACCAGATATGAAGTGCTCTACTGCCTGGAAGGAATCCCTGGCTTTGCCCGGACGCAGTATAACCTGCTCAACAACGAAGGCTTTATTCCGGACCTGATACTGGTAGGCTTACCCAACACCATCAAAAATGGTACGGATATGCGTGACCGTGATTTTACGCCTACTCATACCTACGGCGAAACTGGTGGCGCTGATAAATTCCTGGCATTTCTGAAAACAGAATTATTGCCTTATATACAACAGCACTACCCCGTGAAGAGCAGCGGCCACTCCCTTTATGGTGGCTCGCTCAGCGGGTTGCTCGCTGTATATGCTTTCCTGAAGGAGCCTGCGTTGTTTACTTCCTACATAGCAGTAGATCCCAGCCTGTGGTGGGATGATTTTTATCTGTGCAGATCTTTCGATCAGTTCACGCCTAACTTAGGTCATCTGCAAAACTCCCTGTGGCTGGCGGGCCGCGAAGGAAGCCCTTTTCATTTCATGGGACTGGCGAAAATGGATTCCCTTTTATCAGTAAAAAAACTGGCCGGACTCTCGTGGAAACGACAGCTGTATTATAATGAAACGCATTATTCTACGCAGTTTAAAGGTCTTTGGGACGGACTTAAATTTTCCTATGGCGGATTCTATGCGTCGCCGCATGGATATCTCAGTTCCCGCCAGCTGCTGATTAAACCACAGGGTGGGCTGATCCTTAAAGGCAAGCCTTTTAACCTGGTATGCTCCAACCTGGCTGATAGTCCGTACGTACACTATACGACCGATGGCTCCGTGCCTACAGCTATGTCTCCGTCTTTATCAGGAGAACAGACCAGGCTAACGCTGCATAAAAGCACGCTGATAAGGTACAAGTCAATAGGTGTAAGGCCGGAATATAACCGTGAAGACAGCGCTTTTTTTGAGCTGGGGGGTGTCATCCGGGCGGTAACGCCGCCGGCAGGTATTCAACCGGGGGGATTGCAGTACCGCTACTATGAAGGCAGCTGGACAACATTACCAGACCTTACTACCCTGACGCCTGTACGTAGCGGTAATACCGGCCAGCAATTTGATCTGTCGGCACTTCCACCGCAAACGGGCTATGCGCTTGCCATGGAAGGCTATATTAAAATCGAAAAGGCTGGATATTACATCTTCGAACAGAGTGGAAAGGATTTCAGGATGTTTTTAAATAACCGCCAGTATCTGGGTAAACATATCACCAATATCGGCGAGTTTTATATGGTGCCACTGGATAAAGGATATCATGCGCTGCGCATAGAATACCTGCATATAAAGGGTACTGATAATCCGCAACCACTCTATATTAAACCGGAAGATGCGGATGACTTTCCAGTGCCTTTAAATATGCTGTACGCCGGGAGTAAATGATATGCTCCGGTGAAACCCGAACGGCTATACGTTTACCAGAACTTCCACCATGGCTTTGATGCCGTGTTGGCAGCTGCTGTTTTGATGGGGTCGGCAACCGGATAGCTAAAGCCTTTAAGGTTGGTCTCGAAAAGTAGTGCATCGTTTCTGTCCATCGGCTCACCAAAATAGCGGCCGGCAATGGCAAAAACAATTCCTTCTCCATCCCAGTCAACATAGGTATTGTTGCCATCACGGCTTATTCTACGGCTGTTGTCATCCTTGAAACGGGGGGAATGGAGGAAGGGAAGTTCCTCCTCCAAAGGACTACCTTCATCTATGCCCACGCCATACTCAGAATCTCCCGCTCTTACCCTTATTTTCTCTCCGTTTTTAATGACAGCATATCCAAAGTAATTAACAACAGAATGTAATACCAGTGTACATATTTCGGCATCAGGAAATTCGGCCATCAGCACCTCTTCCAGCGGAGAAAATTCACTGGTCATGCAGGCATCTGTAAGCTCGTAGTTGGTAATAATCAGGCAGTTGTTGTGTTCGCCGATGTATATCTGCCCTTCATCCGGATAAAGCGCTACTTCAAAAGGTTCGTCTTCAATGGGAGTGAGTGGTGGTAATTCCAGCCTGCCCAGCAAGTCGTCAAAGTTTACTTCATGTGTTGGCGAAACAAAAGTCGCATATAATTTCCAGCCCATAGGATAGTGATAAGGGTTGCAAGTAAGAGAAAAGGGATGGATAAAACAATAGTTATAGCTGAAAGAATTTTCTTAGGCCCAGACTTGCCTTTCGGTTTGTTCATACATCTTTTAAGATATGCTATTGCTTACATATTGATGTATTGTTTTTCTTTTGTTGCGTTTGAATGTATTGATATTGTATTTGAAATTAGTTAGGAGTGCGTATTTTGATTATATATTTTTTATTTCTATTTTATAATTATCAAGCCTGTTTGTTTTTTGGCATTTACAAAACAATTAGCTTATTTTGGTCATATTAAAACCATTATCTGAATTGCTTTTTAATCAAATTTTAATATCGTTATCGTTCCTGAGCGGCGAGAGGATTTTTTAACCCAGTTTAACCTTCTTCTTTACTAGTATTATATTATAGCAAAAGTTTTTCAATGGCCATTGTAAGGGAGTATTGGGTGTATGCCTAATAAAGACGACCCGTATACTTTTTAAATCCTGTAAAAAATGCAGAAACTTGAATTATCCCAAATGGAAACTATTTTAGGTGGCGAAGCAGGTGCTTCTTATGGCTGTGCAATGCTTGGCCTGGCCGCTGGTATTGGCGCTGGCATGAATCCCCTGGTTGGTGGCCTCACAACATTAGGTTGTATGCTGACAACCAAGTTGAAGTAATTCAATCAGCCCCGACCCGGTGTACCGATTTAAATACACCGGGTCCTCTTACAATGTAAAGGGCATTGTAATCAGCTGTTTATAAACCCTTTTCAGATAACCATTATTGCTGTATTAACCTGTAACTACTAGATATATATGCTGAAGACAATGCTGTCGGTAGAAAGAAAAGCATTCATCAGAAGTTTAAGCGGAGGTGGTAAGAGTGTTATGATGTGGGTCAGGCTGGGAATTTACCTGTTGGTAAGCCTGGAGTTATGGCTATTCGGCACAGCCGTGAAACCCTTATTCCAAATGATGTTTCCGGGAGAAGATCCGTTGATTTTAATGAACCGGTCTTTTTTCTACTTCCTCCTGTTAGATATCAACATCCGGTTGTTGCTGCAACAATTGCCTGAATTTAATTTTAAACTGTATACCTTACTACCTGTCAAACGGGCTACCATAGCAGCGGTGTTTATGGCGATTGGACTATTTTCCTATCTCAATATCTATATCCTTTTTCCACTGATAGGAATGCTGCCTTCAATGCTGCTGCCTGCATATGGAATTGGACTGTCTGCCTTATGGATTACAGCTATCATGAGTGTGGCCCTGCTCAATCATCTATTGATGGTGTGGATAAAGCTCCAGAACAAAAAAACGATTGTTTTTATTTCAGGTATTCCTATCCTGACTATAATACTCCTGCTGACAGATCATTTCCAGCTACTGCCTATTAAAAATTACCTGGTCATTTTCTCGAAAAATATAACTTTTACTGTCTGCCTCATTGCAGTAATATGGATGCTGGCCGGATTGATCTGGTTGATGGTCAGCCACAGGCTCAGGTATGTATTACATAACTGGGATAAGTTGCAGGAAGAACCCCGGCGTAAATGGCTACATCTTAATTTTTCCGCTATTTTCCGGAATAACAATACCCCCGTTGGTTTATACTTAGGTAATGAGTTGAAACTGATTGTAAGAAATAAGCGTACCAGGCAGATTTTTGCGGTGGCCCTGGTACTATGTATTTATCTGTTTTATATGCTCTCGAAACATAGCCTCACCAGTAGCTGGGGGCAGCTATGCTTTTTCTCCTTCCTGCTGAATAGTGTGCTGGCACTAAATTACGGACAGTACATGTATGGCTGGCAAGGAGAATACATGGACCTGTTAATGTTGCTCCCCGGAAACTCGGTTAATTTCATAAAGGCAGAAATCCTGTTGCTGTATATACTCTACGGTATTATGTATATAGTCGCCATCCCTTTTGCTTTTATAGGGTATCATATATTGTTGATAAGTACTGCCGTATTTATTTTTAATCTTGGCATCTCTGCGCCATGTATTCTTTTTATGGCCAACAGAAATAAGCGGAAAATAAAACTGAATGAAGGTTCTATTATCAACTGGGGAGAAAGTACGCTGTATCAGACGGTATTTTATATGTCCATGTTGTGTGGACAGTTACTATTATACGTTGTGGTAAAATGGCTGACCGGAAAGCCAGAAGCCGGCATTATGGCCATACTCACTGTTGGCCTTGCCGGACTGGTGCTACGAAGGCCGGTGATTAAATCCTTGCATAAGGATTTAATGGAACAGAAACAATTCCTGACAGCCGCATTTAAATCAAACGGTAAATAATTATGATCAACATAAAAGATATATCAAAAAGCTATTCAGGCAGAACGGTATTAAATATAGCATCACTAGATATTCCAGCTGGTCAGGTGCTGGGCATTGTCGGTAATAACGGTGCCGGAAAAACTACGCTGCTACGGACACTCCTGGGGCTGACACAGCCAGACACCGGAGAAGTATTTGTGGAAAAATTAAATACCTGGATAACGGAAGACTGGAAGTCAATGGTGGCCGCCTACCTGGACGAAAATTTTTTAATCGGGTACCTCACTCCGCAGGAATATTTCGACTTTATCATTGCTATATCTGCAACAGACAAGACTTTCCTGGACACAGCCTGGAAATTGATCGAACCATTTACCGATGAATCATTCAAAACAGGTACGAAGTATATACGCGAATTCTCTACCGGAAATAAACATAAAATAGGCATTGTCGGCGCTATGTTAAGAGGTTGTCCGTACCTGGTGCTGGATGAGCCATTTGCCAACCTGGACCCCAGCTCACAGATCAGACTAAAACAAATCCTGCGGCAGATGAATCAGCAACTGGGCATCACCATACTCTTATCCAGTCATGACCTGTTACATGTTGCTGAATTGTGCAGCAGAATTATTTTACTGGAAAATGGAAAGATAATTGAAGATGTGCCAACAGATGCGGACACACTTGCTGAGCTGACAGATTACTTTATGCAACAAGTTAAATAACATTTCCATCCCTATATTATGGATACCCTGAATGCTGCCAACAGATACTTCTACTTTGGGATGATCTGTTTTGTGGCAATGCTTTATGCATTGCTCATCAATATTTACTATTTAAACTATGATATCATCCATCAGACCTACATCACACAACTATCCGATGATAATGTGGCAGCAGTGCTGGAAACAAGCAAAAGATGGGCATGGATATCGCTGCTCTTTCTACCTCTGGTGATAATATCCCGCGTACTTTATACTGCAGTATGCCTGAGCATCGGTGGTATCCTGAAATCCGATGAGGCGGCATTTATGAAGTACTTTAACATCAGCCTTAAAGCTGAAGCCGTCTTCGCACTCATGTTATTGACCAAACTGTTTATCTTCGGATGCATCCGGATGCCGGCAGATCTCATAGAATTGAATATCATCCCCTTTTCGCTTTACGACCTCTTAAAGCAACATCACCTGGAAAAATGGCAGCTATATCCCCTGCAAACGATCAATATCTGGGAGGTTTTTTATGCTTTGCTGCTCGCAAAATTATTGTCGTACAATAATAGCAAACCCTTTCTCTCCAATTTGTTGTTTGTCTGCTGTACCTATGGTGTTGGATTATTGATCTGGTTACTGATCATTGTATTTTTTACTGTATCAATCCAATGACCATGAAGAAAAGTCTCAAAGTAATAATCGCCTTGCTGCTCTTTCTGCTGGTATTGCTGCTATCGTTTAAAATATTTCAGCAGCTGCAGTGGAAGAAAAAGATGACAACGAAATTAAAGGAAATGCCTGCATTCCGCTGCTATACGGTCGATAGTCTTCCTTTTACATCACAGGATATTAACTGGAACGGCCCTACGGTGTTTGTGTTTTACCAGCCGGACTGTGAAAGTTGTAACCAGGAAGCGAAAGATATTCTTCAGCATAAATCCTCACTGGATAGTATTCACCTGCTACTGGTGTCAGACTGTTCTATCCTTGCGATGAAGCAATTTGGTGACAAATACGGTTTTTCTGCTATGAGCGGCATTACCTTGCTGAAAGCAGGCCCGGGAGATATATACCGGTATTTTGGTGTCGTCCTGACGCCTTCTTTCCTTATTTATAATAGCGACAGGCACCTCGTAAACCAATATAACGGCGAAACCAGAATGGACCTTGTTTTAAAAAGCTTATTATGAAAACTGCTTTCCCCAAACGTATTTCCAGTACGTTTACAAAACAGCTAGAGAAAAGCGATTGCGGAGTGGCTTGTTTATTATCGGTGATCCGCTACCATGGCGGTGATCATACACTAAATGAATTACGCCGTAAAAGTGGTACCACCATTAGTGGCACTACTTTGCTGGGAATGCAGCAGGCAGCTACTGCATGTGGTTTTGATGCAGCAGGAGCACGGGGTACGATTGGGGCGCTGGCGGTACAAACAACGCCCGTAATATTACATGTGGAGCTGAAACCAGGAGATCATCATTATGTTGTTTGCTACGGCCCCAATAATGAGGTGGCCAACCCCGGATTTATCATCGGTGATCCGGCAAATGGACTTACCTTACTTTCGCCGGAAACGCTTGAACATTGCTGGAA
Protein-coding sequences here:
- a CDS encoding ATP-binding cassette domain-containing protein, with amino-acid sequence MINIKDISKSYSGRTVLNIASLDIPAGQVLGIVGNNGAGKTTLLRTLLGLTQPDTGEVFVEKLNTWITEDWKSMVAAYLDENFLIGYLTPQEYFDFIIAISATDKTFLDTAWKLIEPFTDESFKTGTKYIREFSTGNKHKIGIVGAMLRGCPYLVLDEPFANLDPSSQIRLKQILRQMNQQLGITILLSSHDLLHVAELCSRIILLENGKIIEDVPTDADTLAELTDYFMQQVK
- a CDS encoding redoxin domain-containing protein, yielding MKKSLKVIIALLLFLLVLLLSFKIFQQLQWKKKMTTKLKEMPAFRCYTVDSLPFTSQDINWNGPTVFVFYQPDCESCNQEAKDILQHKSSLDSIHLLLVSDCSILAMKQFGDKYGFSAMSGITLLKAGPGDIYRYFGVVLTPSFLIYNSDRHLVNQYNGETRMDLVLKSLL
- a CDS encoding DUF5687 family protein; the encoded protein is MLKTMLSVERKAFIRSLSGGGKSVMMWVRLGIYLLVSLELWLFGTAVKPLFQMMFPGEDPLILMNRSFFYFLLLDINIRLLLQQLPEFNFKLYTLLPVKRATIAAVFMAIGLFSYLNIYILFPLIGMLPSMLLPAYGIGLSALWITAIMSVALLNHLLMVWIKLQNKKTIVFISGIPILTIILLLTDHFQLLPIKNYLVIFSKNITFTVCLIAVIWMLAGLIWLMVSHRLRYVLHNWDKLQEEPRRKWLHLNFSAIFRNNNTPVGLYLGNELKLIVRNKRTRQIFAVALVLCIYLFYMLSKHSLTSSWGQLCFFSFLLNSVLALNYGQYMYGWQGEYMDLLMLLPGNSVNFIKAEILLLYILYGIMYIVAIPFAFIGYHILLISTAVFIFNLGISAPCILFMANRNKRKIKLNEGSIINWGESTLYQTVFYMSMLCGQLLLYVVVKWLTGKPEAGIMAILTVGLAGLVLRRPVIKSLHKDLMEQKQFLTAAFKSNGK
- a CDS encoding alpha/beta hydrolase-fold protein, with the translated sequence MRINKTTILSCLSFLLLTMATIGAFAQDPLQAKDSIYSNILQEERKIDILYPKGYNPAGNTRYEVLYCLEGIPGFARTQYNLLNNEGFIPDLILVGLPNTIKNGTDMRDRDFTPTHTYGETGGADKFLAFLKTELLPYIQQHYPVKSSGHSLYGGSLSGLLAVYAFLKEPALFTSYIAVDPSLWWDDFYLCRSFDQFTPNLGHLQNSLWLAGREGSPFHFMGLAKMDSLLSVKKLAGLSWKRQLYYNETHYSTQFKGLWDGLKFSYGGFYASPHGYLSSRQLLIKPQGGLILKGKPFNLVCSNLADSPYVHYTTDGSVPTAMSPSLSGEQTRLTLHKSTLIRYKSIGVRPEYNREDSAFFELGGVIRAVTPPAGIQPGGLQYRYYEGSWTTLPDLTTLTPVRSGNTGQQFDLSALPPQTGYALAMEGYIKIEKAGYYIFEQSGKDFRMFLNNRQYLGKHITNIGEFYMVPLDKGYHALRIEYLHIKGTDNPQPLYIKPEDADDFPVPLNMLYAGSK
- a CDS encoding YjgN family protein, coding for MQQVYTPPPKGGLLSFPKLKFTGNGGSYFGILIVNALLCAITLGIYYPWARAKKLEFLYSSTELEDSPFVFSGTGYEMFKGFIKAVGILAVFFIIEALLARAMLIPVAAVVYLAFILLIVPFAIHGAMRYRWSRTSWRGIRFGYRGNRGELMKLFVKEFFLTIITAGIYGSWMLMNLRNYIIGNIRFGSGEFKYKGDGWEFFVLNIKGYFLTIITLGIYGFWWQANMFRYYIDNMTLSNNGKTFTFRSTATGGQFAGLILLNLLIVVFTLGIGFAWAEVRTFKFVCDHIEIEGDVVLDELQQTEEEYTNAMGDDLADALDLNLV